One genomic window of Brevundimonas vesicularis includes the following:
- a CDS encoding SulP family inorganic anion transporter has product MIASARQQWLANPRRDLLAGTVVALALIPEAIAFSIIAGVDPAVGLYASVVIAVTIAFVGGRPAMISAATGAMALLMVTLVRDHGLEYLFAASILCGVFQIVIGLLKLGRYIKFVSRSVMTGFVNSLAILIFLAQMPELIGRGWITYALVAAALVVIYGFPRITKAVPSPLVAIVAISALVIVLKLDVRTVGDMGQMPTSLPMFHLPAVPLTWETLVIIAPISATLAFVGLLESLLTANLIDDITDTPSDKDRETRGQGIANILSPLFGGMAGCAMIGQSMINVTSGARGRLSTLWAGLFLLFLMLALQTWVARIPMAALVAVMIMVSIGTFDWSSVMKLRSTPLQSSIVMIATTVTVVATHDLSKGVILGVLLSAIFFMRKVGKTIAVTEVPTPEPGVLRYRVSGQLFFASADLFAASFEHHGHPTRVEIDLGDAHLWDLTGVAAVDKVVFRYRRQGANVQVTGMNDAARTLVTRVGRFEKMHLPDGAGAH; this is encoded by the coding sequence ATCATCGCCTCCGCGCGCCAGCAATGGCTCGCCAATCCTCGCCGCGATCTTCTGGCGGGGACCGTCGTGGCCCTGGCCCTGATCCCCGAAGCCATCGCCTTTTCCATCATCGCCGGCGTCGATCCCGCCGTCGGCCTATATGCCAGCGTGGTCATCGCCGTGACCATCGCCTTTGTGGGCGGCCGTCCGGCCATGATCTCGGCCGCGACCGGTGCCATGGCCCTGCTGATGGTCACGCTCGTGCGCGACCACGGGCTGGAATATCTGTTCGCCGCCTCGATCCTGTGCGGCGTGTTCCAGATCGTCATCGGCCTGCTGAAGCTGGGCCGCTACATCAAGTTCGTCAGCCGCAGCGTCATGACCGGCTTCGTCAACTCGCTGGCGATCCTGATCTTCCTGGCTCAGATGCCCGAGCTGATCGGCCGGGGCTGGATCACCTACGCCCTGGTCGCGGCGGCCCTGGTCGTCATCTACGGCTTTCCGCGCATCACCAAGGCCGTGCCTTCACCCCTGGTCGCTATCGTCGCCATCAGCGCCCTGGTGATCGTGCTGAAGCTGGACGTGCGCACTGTCGGCGACATGGGCCAGATGCCGACCAGCCTGCCGATGTTCCACCTGCCCGCCGTCCCCCTGACGTGGGAGACGCTGGTCATCATCGCGCCCATCTCGGCGACCCTGGCCTTCGTCGGCCTGCTGGAAAGCCTGCTGACCGCGAATCTGATCGACGACATCACCGACACCCCGTCGGACAAGGATCGCGAGACGCGCGGCCAGGGGATCGCCAACATCCTGTCGCCCCTATTCGGCGGCATGGCCGGTTGCGCCATGATCGGCCAGTCGATGATCAACGTCACCTCGGGCGCGCGGGGACGACTGTCGACCCTGTGGGCCGGGCTGTTCCTGCTGTTCTTGATGCTGGCGCTTCAGACCTGGGTCGCCCGGATTCCGATGGCGGCGCTGGTCGCCGTCATGATCATGGTCTCCATCGGCACCTTCGACTGGTCGTCGGTGATGAAATTGCGCTCCACTCCGCTTCAGTCGTCCATCGTAATGATCGCCACGACCGTGACCGTCGTCGCCACCCACGACCTGTCCAAGGGTGTCATCCTGGGCGTGCTGCTGTCGGCGATCTTCTTCATGCGCAAGGTCGGCAAGACCATCGCCGTGACCGAGGTTCCGACGCCGGAACCGGGCGTGCTGCGCTACCGCGTCTCAGGCCAGCTGTTCTTCGCCTCGGCCGATCTGTTCGCCGCCAGCTTTGAGCATCACGGCCATCCAACACGCGTCGAGATTGATCTCGGCGACGCCCATCTGTGGGATCTGACCGGCGTCGCCGCCGTGGACAAGGTCGTCTTCCGCTATCGCCGTCAGGGCGCGAACGTTCAGGTCACGGGCATGAACGACGCCGCCCGCACCCTGGTCACGCGGGTGGGGCGGTTCGAGAAGATGCATCTGCCGGACGGCGCCGGCGCGCATTAG
- a CDS encoding metal-dependent hydrolase: protein MAKSATPADLQIKPRDLHIDREAPTPRWWLNGDPFGTAVMNALSLTFPDGERFFIQSVKRFAKDAPPALAADIRAFTVQEGAHTREHMAFNAITERAGYDTAEIEAYVTARLDIARARPALAQLAATMALEHFTAAFAHRLLADPELLKGSPHDLARLWRWHSIEEIEHKGVAYDVFLHATRDLSPLKRWRIRRWAMFLTTLLFTRTVRETTFMLLKQDGIVGWQARLGLFRWLWLKPGLYRRMIGDYLAFYKPDFHPWQVDDRDLIADAEAGLAQPA from the coding sequence ATGGCGAAATCCGCCACCCCCGCAGACCTCCAGATCAAGCCGCGCGACCTGCATATCGACCGCGAGGCTCCGACGCCACGGTGGTGGCTGAACGGCGACCCGTTCGGCACCGCCGTAATGAACGCCCTCAGCCTGACCTTCCCCGACGGCGAGCGGTTCTTCATCCAGTCGGTCAAGCGGTTCGCCAAGGACGCGCCCCCGGCCCTGGCCGCCGACATCCGCGCCTTCACGGTCCAGGAGGGCGCCCACACCCGCGAACACATGGCCTTCAACGCCATCACCGAACGCGCCGGCTACGACACCGCCGAGATCGAGGCCTATGTCACCGCCCGTCTCGACATCGCCCGCGCCCGTCCGGCCTTGGCCCAGCTGGCGGCGACCATGGCGCTGGAGCATTTTACCGCCGCCTTCGCTCATAGGCTTCTGGCCGATCCCGAACTGCTGAAGGGCTCGCCCCACGACCTGGCCCGCCTGTGGCGCTGGCATTCCATCGAGGAGATTGAGCACAAGGGCGTGGCCTATGACGTCTTCCTGCACGCGACCCGGGACCTCAGTCCGCTGAAGCGCTGGCGCATCCGACGCTGGGCCATGTTCCTGACGACGCTGCTGTTCACCCGCACGGTGCGCGAGACGACCTTCATGCTGCTGAAGCAGGACGGCATCGTCGGCTGGCAAGCGCGTCTGGGCCTGTTCCGCTGGCTGTGGCTGAAGCCGGGTCTGTATCGCCGGATGATCGGCGACTACCTGGCCTTCTACAAACCCGACTTCCACCCGTGGCAGGTCGATGACCGCGACCTGATCGCGGACGCGGAGGCCGGTTTGGCCCAACCCGCCTGA
- a CDS encoding DUF1501 domain-containing protein yields MTALNMNRRHLLAAASAGIGLAFAGRVAAQTAGPANKLVVVIARGAMDGLSVTVPYGDANYVPLRGGLAIAAPGEANGALALSEGFGLHPALAGLHALYGQGQMRFAPAVALPVHIRSHFDAQDVLENGGEGLRQQSDGWLNRAIVAAGGTSLKGLSIGAQTPLILRGDAPVSSWAPGGLVRDGDRIASLLQDLYVEDPMLGQNLARGLATEQLVSMEGGDQRLRRNDVQGLGQAVAKLMTGPGGADIVAVSLDGWDTHAGQRAQLQTRLTGLDQLVTGLKDGLGDTWSRTVVIVATEFGRTARANGTQGTDHGTGSSLLLAGGAVKRGGPIGDWPTLADNRLFENRDLAPTLDIRSVFKGVLRDHMGLDRAALDARVFPGSAAEAPAMNGLV; encoded by the coding sequence ATGACCGCCCTCAATATGAACCGCCGCCATCTGCTGGCCGCGGCCTCCGCCGGGATCGGCCTGGCCTTCGCCGGCCGTGTCGCCGCCCAGACCGCCGGCCCCGCCAACAAGCTGGTCGTCGTCATCGCGCGCGGCGCGATGGACGGGCTGTCCGTCACCGTGCCCTACGGCGACGCCAACTATGTCCCGTTGCGTGGCGGTCTGGCCATCGCTGCACCCGGCGAGGCGAACGGCGCCCTGGCCCTGAGCGAAGGCTTCGGCCTGCACCCGGCCCTCGCCGGCCTGCACGCCCTTTATGGTCAGGGTCAGATGCGGTTCGCCCCCGCCGTCGCCCTGCCCGTACACATCCGGTCGCACTTCGACGCCCAGGACGTGCTGGAGAACGGCGGCGAGGGTCTGCGCCAGCAATCCGACGGCTGGCTGAACCGCGCCATCGTCGCGGCCGGCGGAACGTCGCTGAAAGGCCTGTCGATCGGCGCCCAGACGCCCCTGATCCTGCGCGGCGACGCCCCGGTGTCCAGCTGGGCGCCTGGCGGTCTGGTGCGCGACGGCGACCGCATCGCCTCCCTGCTGCAGGATCTCTATGTCGAGGATCCGATGCTAGGCCAGAACCTGGCGCGGGGTCTGGCGACCGAGCAGCTGGTCAGCATGGAGGGCGGCGATCAACGCCTGCGTCGCAACGACGTCCAGGGCCTGGGCCAGGCCGTCGCCAAGCTGATGACCGGACCGGGGGGCGCCGATATCGTCGCCGTCTCGCTGGACGGCTGGGACACCCACGCAGGCCAGCGGGCCCAGCTTCAGACCCGGCTGACGGGCCTGGATCAACTGGTCACGGGCCTGAAGGACGGCCTGGGCGACACCTGGTCTCGCACGGTGGTCATCGTCGCCACCGAGTTCGGCCGCACCGCCCGCGCCAACGGCACCCAAGGCACCGACCACGGCACTGGCTCGTCGCTTCTGCTGGCGGGCGGCGCGGTCAAGCGCGGCGGCCCCATCGGCGACTGGCCGACCCTGGCCGACAACCGCCTGTTCGAGAACCGCGACCTGGCGCCGACCCTGGATATCCGTTCGGTGTTCAAGGGCGTGTTGCGAGATCACATGGGCCTCGACCGCGCCGCCCTGGACGCCCGCGTCTTCCCCGGCAGCGCCGCCGAAGCGCCGGCGATGAACGGATTGGTCTAG
- a CDS encoding response regulator gives MTHDDRFPPHDPSRYVLVVDDEPIVRMAAMEAVAAAGFLPVEARNATEAIHILETRTDIRILFSDIEMPGGLDGTKLAAAIRDRWPPIEIILTSGNLRPAKEILPERTIFLAKPYTDAKLVAALNFLTNR, from the coding sequence ATGACCCATGACGATCGTTTCCCACCGCACGATCCGTCGCGGTATGTTCTGGTAGTGGACGATGAGCCAATCGTTCGGATGGCAGCTATGGAAGCTGTAGCTGCTGCCGGCTTCCTTCCGGTCGAAGCTAGAAATGCGACCGAGGCAATCCACATTCTTGAGACCCGAACTGACATTCGGATTCTTTTCAGTGACATCGAGATGCCCGGCGGTCTGGATGGAACCAAACTTGCCGCAGCGATACGTGATCGGTGGCCTCCTATCGAGATCATTCTAACCTCGGGCAACCTGCGACCAGCAAAAGAAATCCTTCCGGAAAGGACGATTTTCCTCGCGAAACCGTACACCGACGCCAAGCTGGTCGCCGCGCTGAACTTTTTGACGAATCGATAG
- a CDS encoding alpha/beta hydrolase family protein translates to MKALMIALGAALLPGLTLAQEAPREVSIPSGDATMSARLLQGVGEGARPAVVLFNGFPAGPNIPRIALDLQKAGFSVLLPQYRGTGTSGGTISLQHSREDRAADVAWLKTDPASGADASKIGVIGVSYGGWVALQTAAADHGVRCAVALVPADMGVIGARWGTDADYRAAWKTDLDSFAAEPETTRFGPEGVDGFMNAITRDAAMSGLAQRAPDLADRPIFVAGGRKDPAAPFADHYAPLVEALRVAKAPFAALEFDGGHNPSEASAAAQGFIERTCFGR, encoded by the coding sequence ATGAAGGCTTTGATGATCGCGCTGGGCGCCGCGCTGCTGCCGGGCCTGACCCTCGCGCAGGAAGCGCCTCGCGAGGTGTCCATCCCGTCGGGCGATGCGACGATGTCGGCGCGGCTCCTGCAAGGGGTCGGAGAGGGCGCGCGTCCAGCCGTGGTCCTGTTCAACGGTTTCCCCGCCGGGCCCAACATCCCACGCATCGCACTGGATCTGCAGAAGGCCGGCTTTAGCGTGCTGCTGCCGCAGTATCGCGGCACGGGAACGTCCGGCGGGACGATCAGCCTGCAGCATTCGCGCGAGGATAGGGCGGCGGACGTGGCCTGGCTGAAGACCGATCCGGCCAGCGGAGCGGACGCCTCGAAGATCGGCGTGATCGGCGTCAGCTATGGCGGCTGGGTGGCGTTGCAGACGGCGGCGGCGGATCACGGCGTGCGCTGCGCCGTGGCTTTGGTTCCGGCCGACATGGGCGTGATCGGCGCACGCTGGGGGACGGACGCGGACTATCGTGCGGCCTGGAAGACGGATCTGGACAGTTTCGCCGCCGAGCCCGAGACGACCCGTTTCGGCCCCGAAGGCGTGGACGGCTTCATGAACGCCATCACGCGCGACGCCGCCATGTCCGGTCTGGCCCAACGCGCGCCCGATCTGGCGGACCGTCCGATCTTCGTCGCGGGCGGCCGCAAGGATCCGGCCGCGCCGTTCGCAGACCACTATGCACCGCTGGTCGAGGCCCTGCGCGTGGCCAAGGCGCCGTTCGCGGCTCTGGAGTTCGACGGTGGGCACAATCCCTCAGAAGCCTCGGCCGCCGCGCAGGGCTTCATCGAGCGGACCTGCTTCGGGCGATAG
- a CDS encoding SURF1 family protein, with product MKRFPWILTVLTVLALILLIGLGVWQVERLKWKEGLIAAADAAAAKPPAPLEQVLAETGTGDDLEFRKALIGCPGLASAPFVELQSIHDGEAGVRLISACKPAGADFTLLVDRGFVGDGVTARPRVLETTLPLVMVGEFRTFDKPGAMSPAPRDGRFYARDTAAMAKALNVTGPVRPEAVFAITAVNPEFPALRPSAPPAAFSNNHFGYALTWFGLAIALAGFYVALLRRRMKKDGPQAAAHRVRGDRKD from the coding sequence ATGAAGCGTTTCCCCTGGATCCTGACCGTGCTGACGGTGCTGGCCCTGATCCTGCTGATCGGGCTGGGCGTATGGCAGGTCGAGCGGCTGAAGTGGAAGGAAGGCCTGATCGCGGCGGCCGATGCGGCGGCGGCGAAACCGCCCGCGCCGCTGGAGCAGGTGCTGGCCGAAACAGGGACTGGGGACGATCTGGAGTTCAGGAAGGCGCTGATCGGCTGTCCGGGCCTGGCCAGCGCGCCTTTCGTCGAGCTTCAGAGCATCCATGACGGCGAGGCCGGGGTGCGACTGATCTCGGCGTGCAAGCCGGCGGGGGCGGATTTCACCCTGCTGGTCGATCGTGGCTTTGTCGGCGACGGCGTGACGGCGCGTCCGCGCGTGCTCGAAACCACTCTGCCGCTGGTGATGGTCGGAGAGTTCCGCACCTTCGACAAGCCCGGCGCCATGAGCCCGGCGCCCCGCGACGGCCGCTTCTACGCCCGCGACACGGCGGCGATGGCCAAGGCGCTGAACGTTACCGGCCCGGTCCGACCCGAGGCCGTGTTCGCCATCACCGCCGTCAATCCCGAGTTCCCGGCGCTCAGGCCGTCCGCGCCGCCGGCGGCCTTTTCCAACAACCATTTCGGATACGCCCTGACATGGTTCGGACTGGCGATCGCGCTTGCGGGTTTCTATGTGGCCCTGCTTCGCCGTCGAATGAAGAAAGACGGTCCTCAAGCAGCCGCGCACCGCGTGCGCGGCGATAGGAAAGACTAA
- a CDS encoding M16 family metallopeptidase, whose product MPGLKTLAVVVTVKGGARWEPLDRSGWSHLLEHLVFKGAGDMAAREIVERIEAEGGTINASTGYERTSFEVRGLDGSLPLAMQVLSDLVFRPTLDPAEIEREKDVVAQEIAEAFDTPDDHVFEMVQTRAFAKQPLGRPILGSVASLKPADKASVEAWRARLYSPDRMVVSVSGAVDETELLALAERWFGDAVATPADAPAPAAFVGGHAKLTRKIEQANLVFQLPALSATDPALSAMRLFGEILGGGMASRLFQSAREERGLAYAIDAYQEPYEDTGVLGIYAGAAADRAKELAEVSATEVRALAEVGPTEKELSRAKAVMKAGLWMSDENPMSRAGRNAAQTLIFGAPRSSLSMTEQLEAQTIEDVRAVGGRVLASGQAASAVLGPKSAGPAGEAFAAALFAG is encoded by the coding sequence ATGCCGGGGCTGAAGACTCTGGCCGTCGTCGTCACCGTCAAGGGCGGGGCGCGGTGGGAGCCGCTGGATCGGTCCGGCTGGTCGCACCTGTTGGAGCATCTGGTGTTCAAGGGCGCCGGCGACATGGCCGCGCGCGAGATCGTCGAGCGGATCGAGGCCGAGGGCGGCACCATCAACGCTTCCACCGGCTATGAGCGGACCAGTTTCGAGGTGCGGGGGCTGGACGGCTCGCTGCCGCTGGCGATGCAGGTGCTGTCGGACCTGGTATTCCGGCCAACGCTGGACCCGGCCGAGATCGAGCGCGAGAAGGACGTGGTGGCCCAGGAGATCGCCGAGGCCTTCGACACGCCTGACGACCATGTGTTCGAGATGGTGCAGACGCGCGCCTTCGCCAAACAACCGCTGGGCCGCCCCATCCTGGGCTCTGTCGCCAGCCTGAAGCCGGCCGACAAGGCGTCGGTTGAGGCGTGGCGCGCGCGGCTGTATTCGCCCGATCGGATGGTGGTGTCGGTCTCAGGCGCGGTGGACGAGACCGAACTGCTGGCCTTGGCCGAGCGCTGGTTCGGCGATGCGGTCGCGACGCCGGCTGACGCACCCGCGCCGGCCGCCTTCGTCGGCGGCCATGCGAAGCTGACGCGCAAGATCGAACAGGCCAATCTGGTGTTCCAACTGCCGGCCCTGTCCGCGACCGATCCGGCGCTTTCGGCCATGCGGCTGTTCGGCGAGATCCTCGGCGGCGGCATGGCCTCGCGCCTGTTCCAGAGCGCGCGCGAGGAGCGGGGCCTGGCCTACGCCATCGACGCCTATCAGGAGCCGTACGAGGATACGGGCGTGCTGGGCATCTACGCCGGGGCGGCGGCGGATCGGGCGAAAGAACTGGCCGAGGTCTCGGCGACCGAGGTGCGGGCCCTGGCCGAGGTTGGGCCCACCGAAAAGGAGCTGTCGCGGGCCAAGGCGGTGATGAAGGCCGGCCTGTGGATGTCGGACGAAAACCCGATGAGCCGGGCCGGGCGCAACGCGGCCCAGACCCTGATCTTCGGCGCCCCGCGCTCCAGCCTGTCGATGACCGAGCAACTGGAAGCCCAGACGATCGAGGATGTGCGCGCGGTCGGCGGCCGGGTGCTGGCCTCTGGCCAGGCGGCCAGCGCCGTGCTGGGACCGAAGTCGGCCGGACCGGCGGGCGAAGCGTTCGCGGCGGCCCTGTTCGCGGGTTAG
- a CDS encoding DUF1800 domain-containing protein, whose amino-acid sequence MASSPTDAAVALTRLGLGARPGEIDRVAADPRGWATGQIRSQGAPQPSGQFADTAERVGQYIDYQSDAGLVRRDRRAAAPAMAESARSPAPAPGMPDAADPQAVARREARQDARRDITQDTAQEFLARAQLGATTDDGFAERWALFWSNALTVSAAKFASGAFVGQYEREAIRPHVFGRFEDLILAAEQHPAMLLYLDQARSVGPDSLAGARRNAGLNENLAREMMELHTVGADGGYTQGDVTELARALTGWSIPAARDQRQPGRPQRARRMVAPTEPGPDGFVFRANVHEPGARTVMGKTYPATGLSQGQAILRDLARHPATAKRLSRRLAAHFVADDPPPALVARLEAAWTGSGGDLAQVARALIDAPETWTPQPAKIKTPYDFIVSAHRALGTRPQRIQPLRQALLDMGQPPFAPPSPEGWPDTAADWAGPDALVKRLNWSRTAADLAQAADPNAVAAAALGPRLGERTRLAVARAESRPEALTLLFMSPEFQRR is encoded by the coding sequence ATGGCTTCATCACCGACCGACGCCGCCGTCGCCCTGACGCGCCTGGGTCTGGGCGCTCGGCCGGGCGAGATCGACCGCGTCGCCGCCGATCCGCGCGGCTGGGCCACGGGCCAGATTCGGTCCCAGGGCGCGCCCCAGCCGTCTGGCCAGTTCGCCGACACCGCCGAACGCGTTGGCCAATATATCGACTATCAGAGCGACGCCGGTCTGGTCCGCCGCGACCGACGCGCCGCCGCTCCGGCGATGGCCGAGTCCGCACGCTCCCCTGCCCCCGCTCCCGGTATGCCGGACGCCGCCGATCCGCAGGCCGTCGCCCGACGCGAAGCCCGTCAGGACGCCCGCCGTGACATCACTCAGGACACGGCGCAGGAGTTCCTGGCCCGCGCCCAGCTCGGCGCGACCACCGACGACGGTTTCGCCGAGCGCTGGGCCCTGTTCTGGTCGAACGCCCTGACCGTCTCGGCCGCCAAGTTCGCCAGCGGCGCCTTCGTCGGCCAGTACGAGCGCGAGGCCATCCGCCCGCACGTCTTCGGCCGGTTCGAGGATCTGATCCTGGCCGCCGAACAGCATCCCGCCATGCTGCTCTATCTGGATCAGGCCCGCTCGGTCGGTCCCGACAGCCTGGCCGGCGCGCGCCGCAACGCCGGGCTGAACGAGAACCTGGCCCGCGAGATGATGGAGTTGCACACCGTCGGCGCCGACGGCGGCTATACGCAGGGCGATGTGACCGAACTGGCCCGCGCCCTGACCGGCTGGTCGATCCCCGCCGCGCGCGACCAGCGTCAGCCGGGTCGCCCTCAGCGAGCCCGCAGGATGGTTGCCCCGACCGAGCCCGGTCCCGACGGTTTCGTCTTCCGCGCCAATGTCCATGAACCGGGCGCCCGCACGGTGATGGGCAAGACCTATCCGGCGACGGGCCTGTCCCAGGGTCAGGCCATACTGCGTGACCTCGCCCGACATCCGGCCACGGCCAAACGCCTGTCGCGCCGTCTCGCCGCCCATTTCGTCGCCGACGATCCGCCGCCCGCCCTGGTCGCCCGACTGGAAGCGGCCTGGACGGGGTCCGGCGGCGATCTGGCCCAGGTCGCCCGCGCCCTCATCGACGCGCCCGAGACCTGGACGCCCCAGCCCGCCAAGATCAAGACGCCCTACGACTTCATCGTCTCGGCCCACCGCGCGCTGGGAACGCGGCCTCAGCGGATCCAGCCGTTGCGCCAGGCCCTGCTCGACATGGGCCAGCCGCCGTTCGCGCCCCCGTCGCCCGAGGGTTGGCCCGACACGGCCGCCGACTGGGCCGGTCCCGACGCTCTTGTCAAGCGGCTGAACTGGTCGCGCACCGCCGCCGATCTGGCCCAGGCGGCCGACCCGAACGCGGTCGCCGCCGCCGCCCTCGGCCCGCGCCTCGGCGAGCGCACCCGCCTCGCCGTCGCCCGCGCCGAAAGCCGTCCCGAAGCCCTCACCCTTCTGTTCATGTCGCCGGAGTTCCAACGCCGATGA
- a CDS encoding cold-shock protein: MATGTVKWFNPTKGYGFIQPDDGGKDVFVHISAVEGAGLRGLDENQKVSYELERDKRSGKESAGQLQTIG, translated from the coding sequence ATGGCTACCGGCACTGTCAAATGGTTCAACCCGACCAAGGGTTACGGCTTCATCCAACCCGACGACGGCGGCAAGGACGTCTTCGTCCACATCTCGGCCGTCGAGGGCGCTGGCCTGCGCGGCCTGGATGAAAACCAGAAGGTTTCCTACGAGCTGGAACGCGACAAGCGTTCGGGCAAGGAATCGGCTGGCCAGCTGCAAACCATCGGCTGA
- a CDS encoding NADPH-dependent FMN reductase: MTVRVALIVGSLRKGSYSRAIGMELKALAEPGLEIELVEIGDLPLYDPDLETENPPPAWERFREEVATTEAVLFVTPEYNRSIPGALKNALDVGSRPYGHSIWQGKPAAIVSVSPGAVAAFGANHHLRQPLVFLNMPTMQQPEAYIGNVADLLDENGRLKKDDTKTFLKSFTDAFAAWIDKTKA, encoded by the coding sequence ATGACCGTCCGCGTCGCCCTGATCGTCGGCAGCCTGCGCAAAGGCTCCTATTCGCGCGCCATCGGCATGGAGTTGAAGGCGCTGGCCGAGCCGGGGCTGGAGATCGAGTTGGTCGAGATCGGCGACCTGCCGCTCTATGACCCCGATCTGGAGACCGAGAACCCGCCGCCCGCCTGGGAGCGGTTCCGCGAGGAGGTGGCGACGACCGAGGCGGTGCTGTTCGTCACGCCCGAATACAATCGCTCCATTCCCGGCGCGCTGAAGAACGCGCTGGACGTCGGCTCGCGCCCCTATGGCCACAGCATCTGGCAGGGCAAGCCCGCCGCCATCGTCAGCGTCTCGCCCGGCGCCGTCGCGGCGTTCGGCGCCAACCACCACCTGCGCCAGCCGCTTGTGTTCCTGAACATGCCGACGATGCAGCAGCCCGAGGCCTATATCGGCAATGTCGCGGACCTGCTGGACGAGAACGGCAGGTTGAAGAAGGACGACACCAAGACCTTCCTGAAAAGCTTCACCGACGCCTTCGCCGCCTGGATCGACAAGACGAAGGCGTGA
- a CDS encoding sensor histidine kinase, translating to MTMEHASDITERKSRDILELRRLEALASYRIMDTPRERDFDEVAKLASDICETPIAVVNLIAAQRQFFKAEVGLGVRETPLESSFCAKAILEDDYLEVPDATRDPRFECNPLVTGEAGLRFYAGKLLKTGDGLPIGTLCVLDTRPRSLNSLQRRALEVLGRQVMSQIELRRAIAQKDELLTQRTLIQQETTHRLKNTMTMVQAIASQTLRKDASAGALAQFQARMQSLASAHDILLRQDWDAASMEAVLREVVGQIAPVDRFKISGPPVTLGARAALSTSLVAHELTTNAMKHGALSREAGMIDIAWSSVGDLLTLDWTEKGGPPAVQPAKFGFGSKLINLGLVGSGSADVRYEPSGLRVVFTASLEELRLP from the coding sequence ATGACCATGGAACACGCTTCGGACATCACCGAACGAAAATCGCGGGATATACTAGAGCTGCGGCGATTGGAGGCGCTCGCGTCCTATCGCATTATGGACACGCCACGCGAGCGTGACTTCGACGAGGTCGCGAAGCTGGCCTCTGATATCTGCGAGACCCCGATTGCCGTGGTTAATCTGATCGCCGCCCAGAGACAATTTTTCAAGGCCGAAGTTGGACTGGGCGTGCGAGAAACCCCACTGGAAAGCTCTTTCTGTGCAAAGGCGATCCTCGAGGACGATTACCTCGAAGTTCCGGACGCTACGCGGGATCCTCGTTTCGAGTGTAATCCTCTAGTCACTGGAGAGGCGGGATTACGCTTTTATGCAGGGAAGCTTCTGAAGACCGGCGATGGGCTGCCAATTGGCACGCTGTGTGTACTCGACACGCGCCCTCGCTCGCTTAACTCACTTCAACGCCGCGCGTTGGAAGTCTTGGGCAGGCAGGTGATGTCGCAGATCGAACTTCGGCGCGCCATTGCGCAGAAGGACGAGCTTCTAACACAGCGTACTCTCATCCAGCAGGAAACAACGCACCGACTGAAGAACACGATGACCATGGTGCAGGCCATCGCCAGCCAGACACTGAGAAAGGACGCGTCAGCCGGGGCTTTGGCCCAGTTCCAAGCTCGGATGCAGTCGTTGGCATCAGCGCACGATATCCTGCTTAGGCAGGACTGGGATGCCGCAAGCATGGAAGCAGTCTTGCGCGAGGTTGTCGGTCAGATCGCTCCTGTTGACCGCTTCAAAATCAGTGGCCCCCCTGTGACGCTCGGAGCTCGCGCTGCGCTGTCCACGTCTTTGGTCGCGCATGAGCTCACCACCAACGCCATGAAGCATGGTGCGCTGTCGCGAGAGGCTGGGATGATCGACATTGCCTGGTCGTCGGTGGGCGATCTCCTCACACTTGATTGGACTGAAAAGGGCGGCCCTCCAGCTGTCCAACCAGCGAAGTTCGGTTTTGGCTCTAAACTTATTAATCTTGGACTGGTGGGATCGGGTAGCGCAGACGTTCGTTACGAGCCATCCGGTCTCCGCGTTGTCTTCACGGCGTCGCTTGAGGAGCTTCGCCTTCCATGA
- a CDS encoding DUF983 domain-containing protein, protein MNQDGPEDIAAARDEESSRAVVVSDTPVRWALRGRCPRRGQGALFEGFLKVAPGCTACGLDYFTIQTGDGPASFIMQIAGFIVGFSALFVEIKYHPPMWVHLIVWLPLVVALSLALMRPGRGLMIGLQYRNQR, encoded by the coding sequence TTGAACCAAGACGGCCCTGAAGACATCGCAGCGGCGCGGGACGAGGAATCGTCCCGCGCCGTCGTCGTTTCCGATACGCCGGTTCGCTGGGCGCTTCGGGGGCGTTGTCCCCGGCGTGGCCAGGGCGCGCTGTTCGAGGGCTTTTTGAAGGTGGCGCCCGGCTGCACGGCCTGCGGTCTGGACTATTTCACCATCCAGACGGGCGACGGCCCCGCCAGCTTCATCATGCAGATCGCCGGCTTCATCGTCGGCTTCTCGGCCCTGTTCGTCGAAATCAAATACCATCCGCCCATGTGGGTGCATCTGATCGTCTGGCTGCCGCTGGTGGTCGCCCTGTCGCTAGCCCTGATGCGGCCGGGGCGGGGACTGATGATCGGGCTGCAATATCGAAACCAGCGATGA